The following proteins are co-located in the Seriola aureovittata isolate HTS-2021-v1 ecotype China chromosome 7, ASM2101889v1, whole genome shotgun sequence genome:
- the LOC130172106 gene encoding trypsin-3-like yields MKAFILLALFAVAYAAPIEDEDDKIVGGYECRKNSVPYQVSLNAGYHFCGASLISSTWVVSAAHCYKSRVQVRLGEHNIAVNEGTEQFINSAKVIRHPRYNSRNLDNDIMLIKLSEPATLNNYVRTVSLPSSCASSGTRCLISGWGNTSSSGSNYPDRLRCLDAPILSDSSCRSSYPGQITSNMFCAGFLEGGKDSCQGDSGGPVVCNGQLQGVVSWGYGCAQRNKPGVYAKVCNYNSWIRSTMSSN; encoded by the exons ATGAAGGCTTTCATTCTTCTTGCTCTATTCGCAGTGGCAT ATGCTGCTCCCATTGAGGATGAGGATGACAAGATTGTTGGAGGCTACGAGTGCAGAAAGAACTCTGTTCCCTACCAGGTGTCTCTGAACGCTGGCTACCACTTCTGTGGAGCTTCCCTGATCTCCAGCACCTGGGTGGTGTCTGCTGCTCACTGTTACAAGTC CCGCGTCCAGGTGCGTCTTGGTGAGCACAACATCGCTGTCAACGAGGGCACCGAGCAGTTCATCAACTCTGCCAAGGTCATCCGTCACCCCAGATACAACAGCCGCAACCTGGACAATGACATCATGCTGATCAAGCTGAGCGAGCCCGCCACCCTGAACAACTACGTCCGCACCGTTTCCCTGCCATCCAGCTGCGCCAGCTCTGGCACCCGCTGTCTGATCTCTGGATGGGGCAACACCAGCAGCTCTGGAA GCAACTACCCTGATCGCCTGAGGTGTCTGGATGCCCCCATCCTGAgcgacagcagctgcaggagctcCTACCCTGGACAGATCACCTCCAACATGTTCTGTGCTGGATTCCTGGAGGGAGGCAAGGACTCCTGCCAG GGTGACTCTGGTGGCCCCGTGGTGTGCAATGGTCAGCTGCAGGGTGTGGTGTCCTGGGGTTACGGCTGTGCCCAGAGGAACAAGCCTGGAGTCTACGCCAAGGTCTGCAACTACAACTCCTGGATCCGCAGCACCATGTCCTCCAACTAA
- the zgc:66448 gene encoding uncharacterized protein zgc:66448 isoform X2, whose protein sequence is MAAVDPTESPKRQKSPAEEVETSGEKTEAVESGCGLNQRDQTTCNKTAESPDDERRANVGNDGCYIASHSEVSVESGAGADKTTCNSPEDLTLAEKMAEAAGSEQRAFDWSETEDDDEEAKSRRKENDKCDMDNVTESAEKVQQGAHVDDNIAADAAEVHKEENSHDNDKKSTEKELEELVGDVDGIEDVVEDDEEADRGGDADSAAKPKKCRLVCKECGKKFNRRETFNLHRHFHAHEDELMPLTCKECGLSFQHRSSLIKHRNEHKEKEEQLVTPKKEVHVMEEGCFECAECRRIFSTVDKLRDHNCSNTVEKPYHCPLCRQEFQFKVSVTKHMMSHSQESMFTCQECNQTFPNTMALRYHQRCHTALKPYECPECGMVFKHYSVMEDHRRKHTDNTRSHLCNICGKTFKYSSLLHQHQYLHTGQKPFRCPECGKKFAFAQNMKAHCRQHRLRETNSSSEKPCKQASVPVPEAVRGLGKENTHQSEDPKRTFKCPLCPQTYCAPANLRAHMLIHEAEYETLERTPRPPREINKYCEKGYTCPHCPCVYRDESSLNVHLLSVHKSVAQYLEKVAAPPKKQFNLLSSDNMQAKWRSDGISIKSYKCSECGKTFRHRSVLELHMRIHSKDKPYQCKVCGKGFRFSSYLQQHLIIHTGKKPYKCPDCGKDFAFLQNMKTHQKLHQEKPFRCTSCRKGYSDETQLQHHMLSHNGDKPHKCDLCDKSFGLAYLLRDHMNTHTGERPHRCDECHKTFSWFSSLLVHQKIHARKRQGFSQYNSFPIGARMRGRGSRGRRGGRLVWSWSRPLGGSGMVNSQPSPFQVSAIREAELHRSAVQPQSSMLSSRMDLQSRHQKEPWMSELHPQPVQWKVDGGEVMPVPSSQQQHTAPQQAQFDSLPQPGLQQHHHRTSGWADSPTSAQTLESSHIKENTASIVSSHLVSVPKKSSPLTGSEMEHHRQAKPVTWSNAPTSTVLASSSSLQHDFSVPSPYIDGAALWSVRPASLANSRSSPNKLGQELQLPRWPGAPVSTQKEPSTPPKKEDSRVRDMNNPQVIPSTVSQPEKPWNGCEPQKQWASGLAGASTSAQIDQSSAMPISTPVSLGVGNTLWDIQTPPGIPKTINSPEKLVNNQDFQLQQKQVSSGWANVQSQTATQKVPISIQYEPHRFTQGMGTPVWGFQSNPVGPQTLLTGKLKPGNGQELQQQPLAVMSERPHMPQTLPLPQLAPRTEPHKLGPRLPFAPERLLQCMICGCSLPRELDLQMHYLQHAQGEI, encoded by the exons ATGGCCGCCGTAGACCCAACGGAGTCTCCAAAACGACAGAAATCCCCTGCGGAGGAGGTGGAAACATCTGGGGAGAAGACCGAGGCGGTGGAGTCGGGATGCGGCTTAAATCAGAGAGACCAAACAACATGTAATAAAACCGCGGAGAGCCCCGACGATGAGCGGAGAGCCAATGTTGGTAACGACGGCTGTTATATTGCCAGCCATTCTGAGGTTAGTGTCGAGTCCGGTGCTGGAGCTGACAAAACGACATGTAATTCGCCGGAGGACCTAACGTTGGCTGAAAAAATGGCCGAGGCTGCTGGCAGCGAACAGCGGGCTTTCGACTGGTCCGAAACTGAAGATGACGATGAGGAGGCGAAATCACGGAGGAAGGAAAATGATAAGTGTG ACATGGATAATGTTACAGAGAGTGCTGAAAAAGTGCAGCAGGGTGCACATGTTGATGATAACATTGCTGCCGATGCTGCAGAGGTTCACAAAGAGGAAAACTCACATGACAATGATAAGAAGAGCACAGAGAAGgaactggaggagctggtgggAGACGTGGACGGGATAGAGGATGTGgttgaagatgatgaggaggcAGACCGAGGGGGGGACGCTGATTCGGCAGCTAAGCCAAAAAAGTGCCGTTTGGTGTGCAAGGAGTGCGGGAAGAAGTTCAACCGCCGCGAGACGTTCAACCTGCACCGCCACTTTCATGCACACGAGGATGAGCTCATGCCCCTCACCTGTAAAGAATGCGGCCTTTCCTTTCAGCACCGCAGCAGCCTcattaaacacagaaatgaacataaagagaaggaggagcaaCTTGTCACTCCAAAGAAAGAGGTGCATGTAATGGAGGAAGGTTGTTTTGAATGTGCAGAATGTAGGAGGATCTTTTCTACAGTGGATAAGCTGAGGGACCATAACTGCAGCAATACAGTCGAAAAGCCTTACCACTGCCCCCTGTGCCGCCAAGAGTTCCAGTTTAAGGTGTCTGTCACTAAGCACATGATGAGCCACTCCCAGGAGAGCATGTTTACATGCCAAGAGTGCAATCAAACTTTTCCAAACACCATGGCCCTGCGCTATCACCAGCGATGTCATACCGCCCTCAAGCCCTATGAATGCCCAGAGTGCGGCATGGTTTTCAAACACTACTCTGTCATGGAAGACCACCGTCGCAAACATACAGACAACACACGTTCTCACCTGTGCAACATCTGCGGCAAGACCTTCAAGTACAGTAGCCTCCTCCATCAGCATCAGTATCTTCACACAGGCCAGAAGCCCTTCCGCTGCCCTGAATGCGGCAAAAAATTTGCCTTCGCCCAGAACATGAAGGCACACTGCCGTCAGCATAGACTGCGTGAAACCAACTCCTCCAGTGAAAAGCCCTGCAAACAGGCATCTGTGCCTGTACCGGAGGCAGTTAGAGGGCTAGGGAAAGAGAATACACACCAGAGTGAGGACCCAAAACGCACATTCAAATGCCCTCTTTGTCCCCAGACTTATTGTGCACCAGCTAACTTGAGAGCCCACATGCTTATTCACGAGGCTGAGTATGAGACGCTGGAGAGAACACCCAGACCCCCAAGGGAGATTAACAAGTACTGTGAAAAAGGATACACCTGTCCACACTGCCCTTGCGTTTATCGTGATGAATCcagtttaaatgtacatttgttAAGTGTCCACAAGTCTGTAGCACAATATTTAGAAAAGGTGGCAGCACCACctaaaaaacaatttaatctGTTAAGCAGTGATAACATGCAGGCGAAATGGAGAAGCGATGGCATAAGTATTAAGTCATACAAGTGTTCTGAGTGTGGAAAAACCTTCCGCCATCGCTCAGTGTTAGAGCTGCATATGCGAATACATTCCAAGGACAAGCCTTACCAGTGCAAAGTGTGTGGCAAGGGCTTTAGATTCAGTAGCTACTTACAGCAACATCTCATCATACATACAGGCAAGAAGCCATACAAATGTCCCGACTGTGGGAAGGACTTTGCCTTCCTGcagaacatgaaaacacatcaaaagCTGCATCAGGAGAAACCATTCCGCTGCACCAGCTGCCGTAAAGGCTACAGCGATGAGACCCAACTGCAGCACCATATGCTATCGCACAATGGTGACAAACCTCATAAGTGTGACCTGTGTGACAAGAGCTTTGGATTGGCCTATCTTCTCCGTgatcacatgaacacacacacaggagagagaccTCATCGCTGTGATGAGTGTCACAAAACCTTTTCCTGGTTTAGCAGCCTGCTAGTACACCAGAAAATTCATGCTCGCAAACGCCAAGGTTTCAGCCAGTACAATTCTTTCCCAATTGGTGCTAGGATGAGAGGCAGGGGTagcagggggaggagaggggggaggctTGTGTGGAGCTGGTCTAGACCATTGGGAGGCTCAGGGATGGTTAACTCTCAGCCATCTCCATTTCAAGTTTCTGCAATAAGAGAGGCTGAGTTGCATAGAAGCGCCGTGCAGCCACAGTCTTCCATGCTCTCATCTCGCATGGATTTACAAAGCAGGCATCAGAAGGAGCCGTGGATGTCAGAGCTACACCCTCAACCTGTGCAGTGGAAGGTGGACGGTGGAGAGGTAATGCCTGTCCcatcatcacagcagcaacacacagctccacagcaGGCACAGTTTGACAGCCTGCCACAACCAGGCCTACAGCAGCACCATCATAGAACTTCAGGCTGGGCAGATAGCCCCACATCTGCTCAAACTTTAGAGTCATCACACATCAAGGAGAATACAGCTTCTATTGTCAGCTCCCACTTGGTGTCAGTGCCAAAAAAATCCAGCCCATTGACAGGGAGTGAGATGGAGCACCACAGGCAGGCCAAGCCTGTAACTTGGAGTAATGCACCTACATCCACAGTGCTAGCTTCCTCAAGCTCTCTGCAACATGATTTCTCTGTCCCCTCTCCCTATATTGATGGGGCAGCTCTGTGGAGCGTCAGACCCGCTTCACTAGCAAATTCGCGGAGTTCTCCAAATAAGCTTGGTCAAGAGCTTCAGCTGCCAAGATGGCCAGGTGCCCCAGTGTCAACACAGAAGGAGCCATCCACACCACCTAAAAAAGAGGACAGTAGAGTGAGGGACATGAATAATCCTCAAGTAATACCGTCGACTGTTAGCCAGCCGGAGAAGCCGTGGAACGGCTGTGAGCCGCAGAAGCAGTGGGCTTCAGGCTTAGCAGGTGCATCCACCTCAGCTCAAATAGACCAAAGCAGTGCTATGCCAATTTCAACTCCTGTTTCTCTCGGGGTAGGTAACACCTTATGGGACATACAAACACCACCGGGAATTCCAAAGACTATAAACTCCCCTGAGAAATTAGTAAATAATCAagattttcagctgcagcaaaaGCAGGTGTCATCTGGCTGGGCCAATGTACAAAGTCAGACAGCGACACAGAAGGTTCCCATCTCCATTCAATACGAGCCTCATCGGTTTACCCAGGGGATGGGAACGCCAGTATGGGGCTTCCAAAGTAATCCCGTGGGTCCTCAAACGCTGCTCACTGGGAAACTCAAACCAGGGAATGGACAGGAGCTGCAGCAACAACCACTG GCAGTCATGAGCGAGAGGCCACACATGCCACAGACCCTGCCCCTACCTCAGCTTGCCCCACGGACAGAACCTCACAAACTCGGACCCCGTTTGCCTTTTGCCCCAGAACGACTTCTCCAGTGCATGATATGCGGGTGCTCTCTTCCTCGAGAGCTTGATCTACAGATGCATTACTTGCAACATGCACAGGGAGAGATTTGA
- the si:ch211-261d7.3 gene encoding mediator of RNA polymerase II transcription subunit 12 produces MTEYYEEGGLLYEQSPPMHIKVESPEGPFGGGASENGFPREDEDSEGSCDQNSGLPGGLPFNVVVVHPNIMAPGMSSDDLLSIEQNRAMSAALAAGGAGKRKSRFSGAELEVLVSEVTRCEGELFGPAGRLRRRERERIWAGILERVNAVSRVPRTLREVKKRWDDLKRRNGGRLADARHRSCYLPSSRGASMLGRPSQPSPRLQQARQKQNIRPKPSFPCFPDSDTGVGVEGSERDGLEKDEDNPERERDMGEPECEPVENSMEDKLGLGLGLGIGPPPPSERWLPPSPLYSAPFLNGSPQPSSPQPSLGAQQGPLEAPPRSSWLEDELRGLGEAAIQLGNRVEKSLREFGEGFRQDMRTLVASQEALAVSLQQNNVLLQRLLGVLEAQQQPQPQQHRVQQAHQSQTSQQHLQPQPALQQLEHIEPQQQQQQQQQQQRIETPQLQHQQQSHVVQQQSQQHQTQIQQQPQITQHPNNQSAVAVVPAPSSPDIRGTFPSDPPTDTNGSVQRPRRGRAVDHRRRRRR; encoded by the exons ATGACTGAGTACTACGAGGAGGGGGGGCTGCTGTACGAGCAATCACCTCCCATGCACATCAAAGTGGAGTCTCCGGAGGGACCCTTTGGAGGGGGAGCCTCAGAAAACGGCTTCCCCAGGGAGGATGAGGACTCGGAGGGCAGCTGTGACCAGAACAGTGGATTACCTGGGGGGCTCCCCTTCAATGTGGTAGTGGTGCATCCGAACATCATGGCACCCGGCATGTCCTCAGATGACCTCTTGTCCATTGAACAAA ACAGAGCTATGTCAGCTGCactggctgctggtggtgcaggaaaaagaaagagtcgTTTCAGTGGAGCAGAGCTGGAGGTGTTGGTGTCAGAAGTCACTCGGTGTGAAGGAGAGCTCTTTGGCCCTGCGGGGAGGCTCAGGCGGCGGGAGAGAGAGCGCATCTGGGCTGGAATTCTAGAGAGAGTCAATGCTGTGTCCAGAGTCCCACGTACTCTTCGAGAGGTGAAGAAGCGCTGGGACGACTTAAAGAGGCGCAATGGAGGCAGGCTGGCAGATGCCCGCCATCGCAGCTGTTACCTGCCATCCAGCAGAGGGGCCTCAATGCTCGGACGTCCTTCCCAGCCAAGCCCCAGGCTTCAGCAAGCCAGGCAAAAGCAAAACATCCGACCAAAGCCCAGTTTTCCATGTTTCCCGGACTCAGATACAG gtgtAGGGGTGGAAGGATCAGAGAGAGATGGTTTGGAGAAAGACGAGGACAATCCTGAGCGTGAGAGAGACATGGGAGAGCCTGAGTGTGAACCAGTAGAAAACAGCATGGAGGACAAATTAGGATTAGGACTGGGTCTGGGAATTGGACCACCCCCTCCATCTGAACGCTGGCTGCCTCCTTCCCCACTCTACAGTGCTCCTTTTCTCAATGGCAGTCCTCAGCCCAGCAGTCCTCAGCCATCACTTGGAGCACAGCAGGGTCCTCTTGAAGCCCCTCCGCGCAGCTCCTGGCTTGAAGATGAGCTGCGAGGGTTAGGAGAAGCAGCAATTCAACTGGGCAATCGGGTAGAAAAGAGTCTGCGGGAGTTTGGGGAAGGTTTCAGACAAGACATGAGAACACTTGTTGCTTCGCAAGAAGCATTAGCAGTCAGTctacaacaaaacaatgtcCTATTACAAAGGCTGTTAGGAGTGCTTGAGGCCCAGCAACAACCACAGCCACAGCAACATCGTGTACAACAAGCTCATCAATCACAAACATCTCAACAGCACTTACAGCCACAgccagctctgcagcagctggagcatatagaaccacagcagcagcagcaacaacaacaacaacaacagcggATTGAAACACCACAGCtacagcatcagcagcagtcACACGTTGTACAGCAGCAGTCGCAACAGCaccaaacacaaatacagcagcagCCGCAGATCACCCAACATCCAAATAATCAGTCAGCTGTTGCTGTGGTACCTGCACCATCGTCCCCTGACATACGTGGCACTTTTCCCTCTGATCCACCCACAGACACAAATGGAAGTGTGCAGAGGCCAAGGCGAGGAAGAGCTGTTGATCACAGGCGCAGAAGACGGCGCTGA
- the LOC130171871 gene encoding trypsin-3, with translation MKYFILLALFAAAFAAPIDDEDDKIVGGYECRKNSVPYQVSLNAGYHFCGASLISSTWVVSAAHCYKSRVQVRLGEHNIAVNEGTEQFINSAKVIRHPRYNSRNLDNDIMLIKLSKPATLNNYVRTVSLPSSCASSGTRCLISGWGNTSSSGSNYPDRLRCLDAPILSDSSCRSSYPGQITSNMFCAGFLEGGKDSCQGDSGGPVVCNGQLQGVVSWGYGCAQRNKPGVYAKVCNYNSWIRSTMSSN, from the exons ATGAAGTACTTCATTCTCCTGGCCTTGTTTGCTGCAGCTT TTGCTGCTCCCAttgatgatgaggatgacaAGATTGTTGGAGGCTACGAGTGCAGAAAGAACTCTGTTCCCTACCAGGTGTCTCTGAACGCTGGCTACCACTTCTGTGGAGCTTCCCTGATCTCCAGCACCTGGGTGGTGTCTGCTGCTCACTGTTACAAGTC CCGCGTCCAGGTGCGTCTTGGTGAGCACAACATCGCTGTCAATGAGGGCACCGAGCAGTTCATCAACTCTGCCAAGGTCATCCGTCACCCCAGATACAACAGCCGCAACCTGGACAATGACATCATGCTTATCAAGCTGAGCAAGCCCGCCACCCTGAACAACTACGTCCGCACCGTTTCCCTGCCATCCAGCTGCGCCAGCTCTGGCACCCGCTGTCTGATCTCTGGATGGGGCAACACCAGCAGCTCTGGAA GCAACTACCCTGATCGCCTGAGGTGTCTGGATGCCCCCATCCTGAgcgacagcagctgcaggagctcCTACCCTGGACAGATCACCTCCAACATGTTCTGTGCTGGATTCCTGGAGGGAGGCAAGGACTCCTGCCAG GGTGACTCTGGTGGCCCCGTGGTGTGCAATGGTCAGCTGCAGGGTGTGGTGTCCTGGGGTTACGGCTGTGCCCAGAGGAACAAGCCTGGAGTCTACGCCAAGGTCTGCAACTACAACTCCTGGATCCGCAGCACCATGTCCTCCAACTAA
- the zgc:66448 gene encoding uncharacterized protein zgc:66448 isoform X1 encodes MAAVDPTESPKRQKSPAEEVETSGEKTEAVESGCGLNQRDQTTCNKTAESPDDERRANVGNDGCYIASHSEVSVESGAGADKTTCNSPEDLTLAEKMAEAAGSEQRAFDWSETEDDDEEAKSRRKENDKCDMDNVTESAEKVQQGAHVDDNIAADAAEVHKEENSHDNDKKSTEKELEELVGDVDGIEDVVEDDEEADRGGDADSAAKPKKCRLVCKECGKKFNRRETFNLHRHFHAHEDELMPLTCKECGLSFQHRSSLIKHRNEHKEKEEQLVTPKKEVHVMEEGCFECAECRRIFSTVDKLRDHNCSNTVEKPYHCPLCRQEFQFKVSVTKHMMSHSQESMFTCQECNQTFPNTMALRYHQRCHTALKPYECPECGMVFKHYSVMEDHRRKHTDNTRSHLCNICGKTFKYSSLLHQHQYLHTGQKPFRCPECGKKFAFAQNMKAHCRQHRLRETNSSSEKPCKQASVPVPEAVRGLGKENTHQSEDPKRTFKCPLCPQTYCAPANLRAHMLIHEAEYETLERTPRPPREINKYCEKGYTCPHCPCVYRDESSLNVHLLSVHKSVAQYLEKVAAPPKKQFNLLSSDNMQAKWRSDGISIKSYKCSECGKTFRHRSVLELHMRIHSKDKPYQCKVCGKGFRFSSYLQQHLIIHTGKKPYKCPDCGKDFAFLQNMKTHQKLHQEKPFRCTSCRKGYSDETQLQHHMLSHNGDKPHKCDLCDKSFGLAYLLRDHMNTHTGERPHRCDECHKTFSWFSSLLVHQKIHARKRQGFSQYNSFPIGARMRGRGSRGRRGGRLVWSWSRPLGGSGMVNSQPSPFQVSAIREAELHRSAVQPQSSMLSSRMDLQSRHQKEPWMSELHPQPVQWKVDGGEVMPVPSSQQQHTAPQQAQFDSLPQPGLQQHHHRTSGWADSPTSAQTLESSHIKENTASIVSSHLVSVPKKSSPLTGSEMEHHRQAKPVTWSNAPTSTVLASSSSLQHDFSVPSPYIDGAALWSVRPASLANSRSSPNKLGQELQLPRWPGAPVSTQKEPSTPPKKEDSRVRDMNNPQVIPSTVSQPEKPWNGCEPQKQWASGLAGASTSAQIDQSSAMPISTPVSLGVGNTLWDIQTPPGIPKTINSPEKLVNNQDFQLQQKQVSSGWANVQSQTATQKVPISIQYEPHRFTQGMGTPVWGFQSNPVGPQTLLTGKLKPGNGQELQQQPLVTGTQIIINQPSPFFSPPLAPLPPLALPGPHPLHSVAVGALPRPPHPNIFFTPQAVMSERPHMPQTLPLPQLAPRTEPHKLGPRLPFAPERLLQCMICGCSLPRELDLQMHYLQHAQGEI; translated from the exons ATGGCCGCCGTAGACCCAACGGAGTCTCCAAAACGACAGAAATCCCCTGCGGAGGAGGTGGAAACATCTGGGGAGAAGACCGAGGCGGTGGAGTCGGGATGCGGCTTAAATCAGAGAGACCAAACAACATGTAATAAAACCGCGGAGAGCCCCGACGATGAGCGGAGAGCCAATGTTGGTAACGACGGCTGTTATATTGCCAGCCATTCTGAGGTTAGTGTCGAGTCCGGTGCTGGAGCTGACAAAACGACATGTAATTCGCCGGAGGACCTAACGTTGGCTGAAAAAATGGCCGAGGCTGCTGGCAGCGAACAGCGGGCTTTCGACTGGTCCGAAACTGAAGATGACGATGAGGAGGCGAAATCACGGAGGAAGGAAAATGATAAGTGTG ACATGGATAATGTTACAGAGAGTGCTGAAAAAGTGCAGCAGGGTGCACATGTTGATGATAACATTGCTGCCGATGCTGCAGAGGTTCACAAAGAGGAAAACTCACATGACAATGATAAGAAGAGCACAGAGAAGgaactggaggagctggtgggAGACGTGGACGGGATAGAGGATGTGgttgaagatgatgaggaggcAGACCGAGGGGGGGACGCTGATTCGGCAGCTAAGCCAAAAAAGTGCCGTTTGGTGTGCAAGGAGTGCGGGAAGAAGTTCAACCGCCGCGAGACGTTCAACCTGCACCGCCACTTTCATGCACACGAGGATGAGCTCATGCCCCTCACCTGTAAAGAATGCGGCCTTTCCTTTCAGCACCGCAGCAGCCTcattaaacacagaaatgaacataaagagaaggaggagcaaCTTGTCACTCCAAAGAAAGAGGTGCATGTAATGGAGGAAGGTTGTTTTGAATGTGCAGAATGTAGGAGGATCTTTTCTACAGTGGATAAGCTGAGGGACCATAACTGCAGCAATACAGTCGAAAAGCCTTACCACTGCCCCCTGTGCCGCCAAGAGTTCCAGTTTAAGGTGTCTGTCACTAAGCACATGATGAGCCACTCCCAGGAGAGCATGTTTACATGCCAAGAGTGCAATCAAACTTTTCCAAACACCATGGCCCTGCGCTATCACCAGCGATGTCATACCGCCCTCAAGCCCTATGAATGCCCAGAGTGCGGCATGGTTTTCAAACACTACTCTGTCATGGAAGACCACCGTCGCAAACATACAGACAACACACGTTCTCACCTGTGCAACATCTGCGGCAAGACCTTCAAGTACAGTAGCCTCCTCCATCAGCATCAGTATCTTCACACAGGCCAGAAGCCCTTCCGCTGCCCTGAATGCGGCAAAAAATTTGCCTTCGCCCAGAACATGAAGGCACACTGCCGTCAGCATAGACTGCGTGAAACCAACTCCTCCAGTGAAAAGCCCTGCAAACAGGCATCTGTGCCTGTACCGGAGGCAGTTAGAGGGCTAGGGAAAGAGAATACACACCAGAGTGAGGACCCAAAACGCACATTCAAATGCCCTCTTTGTCCCCAGACTTATTGTGCACCAGCTAACTTGAGAGCCCACATGCTTATTCACGAGGCTGAGTATGAGACGCTGGAGAGAACACCCAGACCCCCAAGGGAGATTAACAAGTACTGTGAAAAAGGATACACCTGTCCACACTGCCCTTGCGTTTATCGTGATGAATCcagtttaaatgtacatttgttAAGTGTCCACAAGTCTGTAGCACAATATTTAGAAAAGGTGGCAGCACCACctaaaaaacaatttaatctGTTAAGCAGTGATAACATGCAGGCGAAATGGAGAAGCGATGGCATAAGTATTAAGTCATACAAGTGTTCTGAGTGTGGAAAAACCTTCCGCCATCGCTCAGTGTTAGAGCTGCATATGCGAATACATTCCAAGGACAAGCCTTACCAGTGCAAAGTGTGTGGCAAGGGCTTTAGATTCAGTAGCTACTTACAGCAACATCTCATCATACATACAGGCAAGAAGCCATACAAATGTCCCGACTGTGGGAAGGACTTTGCCTTCCTGcagaacatgaaaacacatcaaaagCTGCATCAGGAGAAACCATTCCGCTGCACCAGCTGCCGTAAAGGCTACAGCGATGAGACCCAACTGCAGCACCATATGCTATCGCACAATGGTGACAAACCTCATAAGTGTGACCTGTGTGACAAGAGCTTTGGATTGGCCTATCTTCTCCGTgatcacatgaacacacacacaggagagagaccTCATCGCTGTGATGAGTGTCACAAAACCTTTTCCTGGTTTAGCAGCCTGCTAGTACACCAGAAAATTCATGCTCGCAAACGCCAAGGTTTCAGCCAGTACAATTCTTTCCCAATTGGTGCTAGGATGAGAGGCAGGGGTagcagggggaggagaggggggaggctTGTGTGGAGCTGGTCTAGACCATTGGGAGGCTCAGGGATGGTTAACTCTCAGCCATCTCCATTTCAAGTTTCTGCAATAAGAGAGGCTGAGTTGCATAGAAGCGCCGTGCAGCCACAGTCTTCCATGCTCTCATCTCGCATGGATTTACAAAGCAGGCATCAGAAGGAGCCGTGGATGTCAGAGCTACACCCTCAACCTGTGCAGTGGAAGGTGGACGGTGGAGAGGTAATGCCTGTCCcatcatcacagcagcaacacacagctccacagcaGGCACAGTTTGACAGCCTGCCACAACCAGGCCTACAGCAGCACCATCATAGAACTTCAGGCTGGGCAGATAGCCCCACATCTGCTCAAACTTTAGAGTCATCACACATCAAGGAGAATACAGCTTCTATTGTCAGCTCCCACTTGGTGTCAGTGCCAAAAAAATCCAGCCCATTGACAGGGAGTGAGATGGAGCACCACAGGCAGGCCAAGCCTGTAACTTGGAGTAATGCACCTACATCCACAGTGCTAGCTTCCTCAAGCTCTCTGCAACATGATTTCTCTGTCCCCTCTCCCTATATTGATGGGGCAGCTCTGTGGAGCGTCAGACCCGCTTCACTAGCAAATTCGCGGAGTTCTCCAAATAAGCTTGGTCAAGAGCTTCAGCTGCCAAGATGGCCAGGTGCCCCAGTGTCAACACAGAAGGAGCCATCCACACCACCTAAAAAAGAGGACAGTAGAGTGAGGGACATGAATAATCCTCAAGTAATACCGTCGACTGTTAGCCAGCCGGAGAAGCCGTGGAACGGCTGTGAGCCGCAGAAGCAGTGGGCTTCAGGCTTAGCAGGTGCATCCACCTCAGCTCAAATAGACCAAAGCAGTGCTATGCCAATTTCAACTCCTGTTTCTCTCGGGGTAGGTAACACCTTATGGGACATACAAACACCACCGGGAATTCCAAAGACTATAAACTCCCCTGAGAAATTAGTAAATAATCAagattttcagctgcagcaaaaGCAGGTGTCATCTGGCTGGGCCAATGTACAAAGTCAGACAGCGACACAGAAGGTTCCCATCTCCATTCAATACGAGCCTCATCGGTTTACCCAGGGGATGGGAACGCCAGTATGGGGCTTCCAAAGTAATCCCGTGGGTCCTCAAACGCTGCTCACTGGGAAACTCAAACCAGGGAATGGACAGGAGCTGCAGCAACAACCACTGGTAACGGGCACTCAAATAATTATAAATCAGccttctccctttttctcaCCTCCACTTGCTCCGCTCCCTCCTCTTGCTTTGCCTGGCCCTCACCCTCTTCACTCTGTCGCAGTTGGTGCACTTCCAAGACCTCCACacccaaatatttttttcacaccaCAGGCAGTCATGAGCGAGAGGCCACACATGCCACAGACCCTGCCCCTACCTCAGCTTGCCCCACGGACAGAACCTCACAAACTCGGACCCCGTTTGCCTTTTGCCCCAGAACGACTTCTCCAGTGCATGATATGCGGGTGCTCTCTTCCTCGAGAGCTTGATCTACAGATGCATTACTTGCAACATGCACAGGGAGAGATTTGA